One Urocitellus parryii isolate mUroPar1 chromosome 9, mUroPar1.hap1, whole genome shotgun sequence DNA segment encodes these proteins:
- the Glrx2 gene encoding glutaredoxin 2 isoform X2 has protein sequence MGNHTSSSLGKSETTPVNQIQETISDNCVVIFSKTSCSYCTMAKNIFRDMNVNYKAVELDMLEYGSQFQDALYKMTGERTVPRIFVNGTFIGGATDTHRLHKEGKLLPLVHQCYLKKKREFQ, from the exons ATGGGGAACCATACATCATCATCTTTGGGGAAGTCAGAAACTACTCCTGTGAACCAAATCCAA GAAACCATTTCTGATAATTGTGTGGTGATTTTCTCAAAAACATCCTGTTCTTACTGTACAATGGCAAAAAATATTTTCCGTGACATGAATGTTAATTATAAAGCAGTGGAATTGGACATGCTTGAATATGGGAGCCAGTTTCAAGATGCTCTTTATAAAATGACTGGAGAAAGAACT GTTCCAAGAATATTTGTCAATGGAACTTTTATTGGAGGTGCAACTGATACTCATAGGCTTCATAAAGAAGGGAAGTTGCTACCACTAGTTCatcaatgttatttaaaaaagaagagagaatttcaGTAA
- the Glrx2 gene encoding glutaredoxin 2 isoform X1 gives MLWRCAVLAGTQLIRSGSGSAGRRGGAAGAHRAAGTAASGMGNHTSSSLGKSETTPVNQIQETISDNCVVIFSKTSCSYCTMAKNIFRDMNVNYKAVELDMLEYGSQFQDALYKMTGERTVPRIFVNGTFIGGATDTHRLHKEGKLLPLVHQCYLKKKREFQ, from the exons ATGCTGTGGCGTTGCGCTGTGTTGGCGGGGACGCAGCTGATCCGGAGCGGGAGCGGCTCTGCAGGGCGGCGCGGCGGGGCGGCGGGAGCTCACCGAGCTGCAGGAACTGCGGCCTCTGG gATGGGGAACCATACATCATCATCTTTGGGGAAGTCAGAAACTACTCCTGTGAACCAAATCCAA GAAACCATTTCTGATAATTGTGTGGTGATTTTCTCAAAAACATCCTGTTCTTACTGTACAATGGCAAAAAATATTTTCCGTGACATGAATGTTAATTATAAAGCAGTGGAATTGGACATGCTTGAATATGGGAGCCAGTTTCAAGATGCTCTTTATAAAATGACTGGAGAAAGAACT GTTCCAAGAATATTTGTCAATGGAACTTTTATTGGAGGTGCAACTGATACTCATAGGCTTCATAAAGAAGGGAAGTTGCTACCACTAGTTCatcaatgttatttaaaaaagaagagagaatttcaGTAA